The Pelmatolapia mariae isolate MD_Pm_ZW linkage group LG2, Pm_UMD_F_2, whole genome shotgun sequence sequence TTTAAGAGTATTTTAATACAatagtaataaataaaaatagtacAATTAAAGTACAAGAAAAGACAGTTGTACACAAGATTATTTTAAGTATTGATAAATAATTATGTTTAAGTTATATAGAATTATTTTACTAATGATTTTGAGTACAGAGTACTATTGTAAACTTGATGTATCTAATGCATAATTTAAGATTCTATGTtaatagaaattaaaaatgtagtttCACCTTGAGTATAAACGATTGATTAAGGCAGTTTAATGTCAACTAATTGTTGGTCAGAGTGGAGGTAACAGACATCTTTATTGCTGCcgcaataaaacacaaaaataagacGAGAAAATAATTGGTTAAATGCTGAAAACTGTTTGTATAATATTCAGAGTTGTGTGACACTATATTTTAAGACGCATGAACCTCTAATAATCATGTTGTTAGGCTTAACTTTACGGGAGCAGCGACAGCTGGAACCGCTGCCGAAAACTGTGGCGGTGACAGGAAAACGGGACGCGGTGTCGTGAGTATCCGCACCGATGATAGAGTTAAGCCGAGCGGTGAAACTGAAGTTGTAGGGAAGGTTGTGGATTTTCCCACGAACTTTGTCCACGAACAGTCTTTACCAAAGGCAACCGTATCCTAACATTTGTACACGCGTTGCGTCACGTCTACGAAGTCGGCTAGCTAGCGAACGTTTGCAGAATATTTCCTATTCCCTATTATTGATTAGGTCACAGCACACTAAACTCGTCAGTGGATTACATCAGAAGTGCGGAGAAATTCGTACGTAGGAATGCTGTTTTGAGGTATCCTTACTCCAGGTACCTCGCTCTGTAGCACAGCTGTAGGTGGCGGCAATGTGCAGCTTGTTTCAAATCGGTTATTGAAACGAAGAAGAGAGAAACCAGAAGGAAGGACTGCTCTctgtgtgattggctgagatGTGACCAATGGAAAGCTGACAGGATATTATCGCGTGTTCGCgagcgcgcgcgcgtgtgtttGGTAGTAGTGTGGGTAGTGCAGCAGAATGTTAGGAAAAGTTTTGACTTCGCTGCTTCTTCTCGCTGTCTTCTTCTATGAACCCGCTGAGGcgcagaagaagaaagaggtGATGTCTTCAGTGGTGTATAGCCAAGAAAGTTGCTAAACTTTGGAGGGAGTTTTTCCAACTTCGTCAAAGTTGCACGTCGTCTGTTTCCGCATCATTCTTGGTAGCTAGCTTAAGCTAACAGCTGCTAGAAAGAGCTCAGTTACTCGTTATCTAAAGTAGTTTTAGCAGTTACAGCAGTAGCTTAAATAACATGCTAATTTCATCAGACAGCATTAGTTTGATCACAGTTGTTAGCTCCGACTAACCCAACCTCTGGTTGTAAACTTGACTGGGCGTTATTAAACCGGAAATGAATTAAACATTAATTACCTTTAGTCTAACGCCACAAGGGCGCGTTTAACTGAACGAAAATAAAATGCATAGAAAATAGAAAGACGTTTGTTTTTGCTACTGGAGCTTTAGCAGTTGTGttggtgtctttgtgtgtgtagaCTATGCTGTCAGAGAAGGTGACGCAGATGATGGAGTGGGCCTCCAAACGATCAGTCATCAAAATGAATGGAGATAAGTTTCGTCGTTTTGTCAAGGCTCCCCCTAGAAACTACTCAGTGGTCATCATGTTTACAGCACTGCAGCCACAGAGACAATGTGGAGTGTGCAGGTAACAAGTAGcaacaggaagaacatgcactGCTTTTATTCCAGCTTGGATTTGTGACTTTAAAACTTGTTTCCTTTTCAGGCAAGCTGACGAGGAGTTCCAGGTGCTGGCTAACTCCTGGCGTTTTTCTTCTGCCTTTACCAATAAAGTCTTTTTTGCTTCTGTCGACTTTGATGAAGGATCAGATGTATTTCAGATGGTGAggcattttattctgttttcatgcATTTAAATACATCTCGGTCAGGCCAACTTGTGTATATATAATGAAGCAATCTTAGAGAAACCTCGTAATTTTATAATAATTTAATGCTGGCACTCATTTGGTTTAATGAAAGcatgttttttcttcataaaaTCATTCAACAATAGCTGTACTGGAgcaccattttttaaaatgaatggttAGATCGCAGACTGCTTcagttattttaatattatcacaCTTTCGTTTTGTACAATACATttgcagggctcgcaaaatcacTAGCctgacgtcccggggctagcgatatCTCCggtcgggctaccaaaatctatctcagcCCTGCCCgatatgatagcccgacgggcggggctgagatagattttggtagcccgaccGGAGatatcgctagccccgggacgtcgggctagcgttTTTGCGAGCCCTGATTTGTTTAAACAAATTTAGTTGACCTaaaaatgtgtgcagtgttcAACCCGTTGGCTGTTTCCCtgttgtgtttgcatgttcGCCCTGTACCTTTGTCTGTAGTCCAAAGTAAAAGATGATAAATATTAGAACATATTTGATTACATTTAATCAGACATCCAAGAGGAGTCTAACTTGttaaatcccatcactacacGTATCTAATCTTCTGATTGTCTCTGTATTTTCAGCTGAATATGAATTCTGCCCCAACATTCCTCCATTTCCCATCCAAAGGAAAACCTAGAAGGTCTGATACGTATGAGCTCCAGGTCCGAGGCTTCGCGGCTGAGCAGCTGGCTAGATGGGTGGCAGACAGAACTGATGTACAAGTAAGTGTCAAACGTTTCAATGAGATCAGTGAAGATGtttgcaataaaataaattcagacTTCTaattaaagcaaacaaacacattcaAACACGGGCATGGTGAGAGCCTCTGAAGTCTActctcatgtttgtgtgtttcagataCGTGTCATTCGTCCTCCCAACTATGCAGGGCCTCTCCTGCTGGGATTCCTTCTGGCTGTGATTGGTGGACTTGCATATCTACGAAGACACAATTTAGAGTTCCTGTTTAACACAAATGTCTGGGCCTTCTCCGCACTGGTAAAAACTACCAtcatatacacatacatgctTAAATGCTTAGTGTTCAGCCaagcttatttgttttttctctggtGATCCaagttcagaaaaaaaagatcaaaatcttctgttgtccatcTCCACACCATGTCCAAACGCACGTCAGATAGCCTTATAGTGTTGCGAAATGTGACAGTATACATGGGTGTGCACATTATCTGTGGCTCAATACAAGTCACACTACAActagacaaaaacaaagtagATCTGCTGTAGCAGGTGTAGTTCTCCTGTGGGCGCTTTTCTCCACAGTTAAGAACTGTATTCTACATTAGTGTGCAGAAGTCTTGACTTTGTTTTGCTTCCATAAAGCCAGACtttcttttaattgttttaaagcGGTGTTCAGTTCTCCGagctgtctgtttttgtttcagggTTTCTTTagacactggctgctttttcaatcatttttgGTTCAGTGCTTGTGCCTGACAGTTTTCAGAGGACTTGTTGAGGCACTTAACACTGGCTTATGTATAAAAAAGGGCATCTAGCTCAAAAGATTAACCTTTGTTGTGTCTACACAGACGAATGATCCAATAATCCCGGCACTTTGCTGCTACCAGCCTGTTGcaaaaatacatacatttcCCCCAAAAGATGactcccaaagagctattagccaaaCACTTGGATATGTCAGCATCTTTTTCTGATTTCGTAGAACAAAATAATATTGTAAATGTTAAAGTACACATTGGTCAGTGTGTAATTAATGCATTCTCATATACGTagaattcattcattaaaatgaCATAGGAGCAGGCACCGGTTTGTGGAAGGTGACGTGTTAAATACAGTGGCTGAGCTGTCATTGTATTTTACAGTGGGTGGAGGAATTTTGCCCCACTCATCACAATCACATGACACCGCTTCCTATTGGTGTGAAGGAGAGCCTGTTTGAGTTGGGTGACACTGCAACAAGAAGCCAGAGTCAGATTTTTCCTTGTCTGTCCGAGTGCACCGAGCGGAGCGATCAGCACTATTTTATCCAATAAAATAATCTTTCTCTTCCCAATCACATCCAGACATTTCACAACATAACACGCTCCTACATGCTAATCAAGTCACAAACATGTTTCTTAGTGAAGCACGAACAGGAATCCAATCAGCACGTGTGCAGGGTAAAAAGGTTGATGTGGGGAAAACATGACTGTGTTTCAATAAGAAACGTGTTTGTGGTGTGATGTGCATGTGGTGCCTGTAACTGTGAACCGTTTAGTTTTAGGTGGGAAAAGAGAGACTGTGATTGCATTCAGTAGTGTTGATTGCATTTCGTGATCTGCTCTGACAGCTGATTGTGTGCCTCTGCAGTGTGAACATGGACAGTGTATCCTTGGTTttaacataaaactcattgttgCAGCCAGGGACAGCTCAAACTCGACCCCcttaaacagatttttaattttactttccTTATAATCCACTGATTTATTGGTTCTGTTACTActtagctaacataaactaatgtagGTCTCTTAGtagcaaccaaccaaccaacccagACGATGGCgttaaacaagttttaaaactttaagcacttaaatccagcttcagaCTGTTAAATCAGTTTTTAAGAGCAGGCCTCCATGATGCAAGTTTATACATTTAGTGTTTCATTTCCAACAAGAAATACAAACATTCAAGTCACAACAATATGAAGAGTCTAGAAATGTTAAAGAAAGAGACGGAGCTTCGACCATTCATCAAGTAATTCAAACAGTTGTTTGTTTAACACACAGCATGTGTGCTTCACTGACATGTGTGACTAAACACAGACCTGTAATGCAAACGTATTTATGAGCAGCATGTGAGTAAAAAGTTTGACATTAAGCAAACACAGCCTCcagtttttcaataaaaagggCAAAATCATTTCCAGGCACTGGGTATCATTAAAATTGTAACAGATTAGATGATTTTCATGACAGAGAACTGAACAAAATGCAGCTAACATGCAAAGAAGGGCTTGACGTGTCCTGAAGATTACTCaaagaaatcacacaaagagatcacactgtgtttaaaaataaaggtggtcataccaaatgtTGGCTTTCAGACTCGTTAGAATATGTAAAAGTACCATATACTGCATGACCTTGTGTTTACAATTCAATATTCTGGTTTTGTTaggaaaagataaagaaatagcggcgctcaagacttttgcacagtactatacATGCATGTGATTCAGTGTAACTGGTACAGTACATCAGATGAGCTGGGAAGGACCAACTGTCAGTTAAATCTGTACATTTGATATATAATGATCATAAAAAGAGCTCTTTCTCCGTAGATTGATAATTTTGGAAACACTCGTCTGGAATAATCTGGAGACGGTGGAAACAACCGGAGAgctgtttcctttgttttgttttttttgtggtgaAATGTGTGAACAAGAGAATCTCTTACAGTCAAATTAGATGTTTTTGTTCACATAAAACTCCCAACAGCTCATACGTCTTTgtgttttacacattttatttgtgtttcagtGCTTTGTCCTGATCATGACTTCAGGCCAGATGTGGAACCACATCAGAGGACCACCTTATGCTCACAAAAACCCCAGCACAGGACAAGTTGTAAGACACATATACACTTCATTCATGTCACTAATATAACATGTTGGCTCCAACAGAGTTACTACAGCTATTTAACAACGCACTTAACTGATGTGTGTCACTGTAAGCTGCCTGAAGAGGTCAGAAGATGACATCATCATGACCATGAATGTAATGCATGTTACCGTGCTGAATGATTGGACGACACACGTCTTTAATGACTCGagctgaatttattttggattttctttatTCCACACATGGCCTCACATATATATACTAGTCAATAGAAATAAAGGCAGTATAAAGTTGTAGTGAATAATGATCACTAATGAGAAATGAATCGGtcttaaaagataaaaagttgTGAGCCTGTGtggagaaaatccaaaataaattcatattCATTAAAGAGAAAGCAGTGATGGGTTATTAAAGATGTGTGCTGGTAAAAGGAGGTCACCATGACACTCATGGCCACATTTACTGTATGTAATCTTTTGACCATAACTGTATTTTGACCAGTCTAAGAAAATATATTGATTTGAAAAGTGAGAGATGtgactgtgtgttttcagagtTACATCCACGGCAGCAGTCAGGCACAGTTCGTGGCAGAGACGCACATCGTCCTCCTCTTCAGTATCCTTCAGCTTTCTGCAGATTAACACTTGTATAGCCGTGTCCACTAAACACACAAAATTCTCTGTCAGCTCAACAAACTTCCATGGATAATAATGGCTTCCCTCTGCATCATTTACCGAACAGATGATCTTCTTTTTATCATATTggaccattttttaaaaattctgttttctgcCACTTGTGCGGGGCCGGGTCGCGCAGGAAGCAGCCTAAGCTGCGAGTCCAAGACCTCCCTCTCCACAGCCACCTCCTGCAGCTTATCCGGGGACACGCtgaggtgttcccaggccagagATAATCTCTCgggcatgtcctgggtctgccccagggcctcccTCTGGTGGGACACAGGGGATTTCAGCCACGTTTTTTAGTTGTCTAACTTATGCATGTTTGACAGAGTAGTAGGCTGTGATCAGCACACCTGTCTCCACTGTTGAAATAACTTCACGGTCCACAGTGTAGCTGTGACACAAAGCACCTTTGtagctttttcatttttctcagttttatgTGCGATATTATTCTGAATTAGATTCTGAGGACATCAAACTGTGTGAACACCACCTGTGTTATTCCAAAATCCAATACAGAAACTTTTTGCCTCAAAATTTTACACACAGGAAAAAGTGAAAGTTTGCTAGCAGCTCTTTCTTCTTAGCATTCTTCTTTCCAAAACCTCTCAAGCACCATTAGATTTTATTAAAAGTGTTGGTGCACAGCCATTTTCAAATCTCTCCAGAGGGATTCAGCCACGTTCAAATCTTGGCTCCTGCTCTGCTACTCAAGAATATTTTACAGAGTGGTCCTGAACCCACTCCTTGTTCTATTGGAAGCTCAGCCTACCCCCAGTCCGAGGTCCAGAGCGCTCTGGAGTTGGCTATCATCGTCGTGTCTGTAGATGCATCTTTCCTCGACCCTGACTAGTCTTCCGGTTTCTGTTGCCAAAGTTTATCCCCACACtgtgatgctgccaccaccaggCTTCATTGTAGGGATAGCAACATCCAAGTGGTGCCCGTTTTCCTCCAGACCTTTGGGATTCAGGCCAGGAGTTCAGTCTCTGTTTAATCAGAGAACTATGTTCCTGGTCTGAGAGTCCTTCCGGTGGCTTTGGTCAAACTCCTGACAGGTTGTCCTGTGCCTTTTACCCAGGGGTGTCGCTACTAAGGCCCTTCTGTCCCGATCAGTCAGCTTGGCTGAGCAGCCAGCTGTAGGAAGAGTCCTTGTGGTTCCAGATTTTTCCATTTACTGATGATGGAGAAAACCTCGCTCATTAAGACCTTCAGTGCTGTAGAAATGTTTCTGTACACTCACCCAGAGCTAAGCCTCACTACTGTCTACAGACAACTGCTTGGACTTGATGGTGCATGTCAGAGCTCAGCTGGCCCCTGTCCCAGTGGCTCAGGCCTTTGtacctgctcagtttccaaagCCGTTTACAGTCCTGTTTCCCAGATTCTTCTGTAAATGCTGGCAGAGTCTTGGTTCTTGCTCCCattgtctgtgtttatttctggGGTGAATGCTGGCCCCGTTACCAATAAGGTAAAAGCTTAGCTGTGAGTAGATGGATGCTAGAAACTCGTTGTTCAACCCTTGACCCAGCTGTCAGATGCGGCTGTTACCATGGGAATAGTTCTACTGTGTGAAGCTGCTACTTCAGACATGGATATTGGAAAGAGAAAGAGtacgtgtacacacacacacacacacagatcactTTGTGTCTTCAGGTTGTCTAAGACCATTTTCCAGCAGAGAGCAACAAGAACATCTCAGTTGTACGTGCATTCCTGTGTATGATCCAAGTTCTTCTGACCTTAGAGCATCTGTGTACGTGTACGAatatagaaaacacaaacactccaGAGTTTCCAGAGAATAACTTTTGATAGAAATGTCTAATCTAACCTTCTCTAAACCTGGTATTCCAGTCAGTGAATCATCATCCCTGAGTTTGTTTACTTGTCTGCATCATGCATAAGGAGGTATAATAGCAGAACCCTGCGTGTCAGTTATGTGTGTTGCAGGTATTGGTCTAGTTATGCTGTTCTTCAGTTGGTTGCTGTCGATCTTCAGAGCCAAGTACCATGGATATCCATACAGGTGTGAACATGTTAATATTGGATTCTCCTGTTTAATCCACTGCGACTGGCTCAGATGGTGCTTTGTATCGTATTGACTGAAAGTTGTCTCGTCTCTGTTGCAGCTTCCTGATGAGTTAGTGCTGATCAGCTCCTCCAGAGTCAAAGCAAGTATACGTCAGAGGACAGACGTGCTGCAGGGTGCTGTCCACAGCATCTTTGATGAAAAACTGTTTGCCAAGCCATGATTTGTCCTCTGATCTGTTTAATAAAAGTCAGTACATCATATACATACGGTGCCTTTTACAATATCACAAGTGGTTCCTTTACCAACAACAGAGCTCCGATCGCTGCTGTGTCTTCTTGGTCTGAACTTTGGCCAAattgtttgatttttgattcATTTCTAACCTGCAGATACGccactgtgtttttgtcttaAAGTACAGACATGAGTCAGGACTGTTTAGTTCTTGTTGCTAAGACCTCAGCAGACTTTATAGTCTATTGTTGCTGTGACTCTTAGGATCCAGCAGTAGTACTCTGTGTGCTATTTGTACTAAAAAGGTTTTGTTGAAACATCAGTTGAGACCAGATATGGATCTGTTGGTGCACTTGCACGTTTCTTTTTTATGTACAAATACTTCCCTCCTTTAGTAATGCTCTCCTTGATTTTTACTGAGTTTGTACACTTGTGTTCCAGTTAGGCTAACAGGAACAGAGATCGTGTTTGAGAAAGTAGTTCTTGTTAAACTTTCTCAATAAACTCTGAGCTCAGAAATACTCATACCAGGAGTTACTTTGGCAAACAGTCAATAAAGAGCATAGTTTTGATTTTAAACccacatttaaatttaaatgtgatatttgacatttaGACTTTATTTGCCGGAGTAACTGTTAAAGTTAGCTCTGTTTCTGGAACAGAAAAGTTTCCTGTGTTTGGGGTTAACAAACCGAGTTTTCACTAAACCTGTTGTCGGGATCACGACCCTCACATGTAAAATATGATCTGTAGAAAcaaaatttattttcattacaTGGCTCAGTAAAATCCCATAATCAGGTAATCATTGGTGTCTTATTATTGTGATCACGGCCCTTTTgttcttaaataaaaaatgtcagattGATGAAAATATGTTGGTACTTTGTTGTCAAGCTAAATGTTCATACTTGGGAATTCTTTCCAAATGGGCCTTATCTGCAGAGCATGATGAGATTCATGTGTCTTTATGTGTGTATACATGAGGAGAAGGTTGCATTTTGTGTATTGTGTTTTAAAGgtgtgttgttgctgtgttATCAAGTTCAACAAAGGGGGAATATTTGATCAGAGCTGACTGTTGCTGATATTAAAGTGTCGTAACTgaggatctgtgtgtgtgtgtgtggtgtcatCAGACTCTGCAGAGACTTTACTGAGACTTTCTTTTTGTAAGGAGGACTGTACCTGAGTCAGTCTCAAAGTGTTACTGGTTTAGTTTCTCAGATAAGAGGCACGTTTCTGCTGCAGTCAAACGTAACGCATGATTTTGACCAAGTTTCTGGTATTTTTACTGTATAACTCCACATATCGCTTCAGAAAACAGATGTCAGTGTGACACTTTAATATTTTCATAGTCATATTAATAAGGCGCCTCCCCATACACACTATTAGACACCTACACAGAGAAACCTTATGAATACAAGcacgctcacacacagacacactatcTCGGTTGGCTGCTCCCTCTAAACATATCATACATTATTAGTACTGTATGCTGTTCAGTAACATtcaacatttattatttaccATTTCCAGTTCTGTAATTGttttagttaaaataaataataagtcTTAATAAAAATCTAATCAGCTATAACAGTTAAGTGGACAAAGTATAACAAAAGGTCCAGTTGGGGAAATAAATCTGTTTCTTGACCTCTTCACAGTAATTGCTACAGTGCTGAACAGGAcagacaaaatacaaaaacatattaataattaattaatattatgggattaattttattttataatagcTTTTTTCACCTTTCGGGTCAGATTATAAGCAGTTAATAGAGGAGAGACTAGTATATTTTATTTCGTGTATCTTGTCTTACGTGTTATTTTAACGCTTGCCTGTAGGAGGCGGTAATACTTACTCAACTACACTAAGCCTCAAAAACACAAGAAGAAGAACGAACCCGGAAAATATTGCAAGATGGCGGAATCGGAGAACAGCAACAGTGTTAGACAGCCATTAAATGTGGACGCAGAACCTCTTAAATTATCAGAGTTGTTAGATCGTGGTTGGAAAATATTCGAGGAGGTCGACAGCACAAACGAGCCTCTTGGCTCAAACAGTATTCAGGTGAAAGTTAAGCGCGGTGTTCAAATGTTAGAGGAAGCCTCCCGGATGGTCGCTCAGCTCGACTTGTTTAGTCGCAACGAAGAGCTCGAGGAGATCGCCACGGCAGACC is a genomic window containing:
- the LOC134645216 gene encoding magnesium transporter protein 1-like, producing MLGKVLTSLLLLAVFFYEPAEAQKKKETMLSEKVTQMMEWASKRSVIKMNGDKFRRFVKAPPRNYSVVIMFTALQPQRQCGVCRQADEEFQVLANSWRFSSAFTNKVFFASVDFDEGSDVFQMLNMNSAPTFLHFPSKGKPRRSDTYELQVRGFAAEQLARWVADRTDVQIRVIRPPNYAGPLLLGFLLAVIGGLAYLRRHNLEFLFNTNVWAFSALCFVLIMTSGQMWNHIRGPPYAHKNPSTGQVSYIHGSSQAQFVAETHIVLLFNAAVTMGIVLLCEAATSDMDIGKRKIMCVAGIGLVMLFFSWLLSIFRAKYHGYPYSFLMS